The sequence GCGCGGGCAGGGCCGTGGAACCCTTCCTGAAGAGCCTCGGGATTTCGGTCGATCTTCTCGAAAAGGTGATCAAGAGCCCGGACGGCTATGTCGCGTTCCTGGACGCCGGCGCCTGGGCGGAGGCGAATGCGCAGCTGCGCGGCAGCGCGCTGGACGCCGAGGGGCTCACCGAGGGAGGGAAGATCAAGATGAACAAAGAGAATTACACAGTCGGTGCGATCGCCCACGAATTGTTCCATCTCCACGAGCACGACAGAGCAGGAGGCCTGGGGCCGTTCCTGCTGGAAGGCTGCACCGAGTACTTCACCCAGGAGGCGCTCGGCATCGATCAACGGTGGACCCGCACCGGAAGCCTGGGCCCCTGCACCGTCTACAGCGAGAACACTCAGGCCATCAGGAAGGTGCTCGACAACGGAGGGATCACACAGGAGGACATCATCAACGCATACTTCAACGGCGAGCAGGAGCAGATCAAGAAGATCGTCAAGAGCGACTGGGCCTGAGCGGCCACGAAGGCCGACGGCCCCGCACGGGTGACACCCGACCCCGATCCCGGCGCGCGACGGATCGACCGACCCCTCCCCCATATGGAGCGCACAACGCCCCCACCGGCAGGATGTCGTCGGCGCGCTGCAATGACAGTTCGTAAACGATCCGCAAGGCTGCGAGGTGTTCGGGGAACCACCTCGCACCCGTCACAGCACGCGGGGGTCACCCGGGATTCGTCGAAGGGCAGGAACGGTGACCGATGAACAACTGAGTGCGCATCCGGCGATCGTCGTCGGCGTTCCGGTGCTCGACGGAGACGCCGACAGGGCGAACGAAGCACTCCGACTCCTCCTGGCGCGCGCCAAGTTCGCCGTGGGCCTCTCCGACCTGCCCCTCGTCGGGGCGATGCTGCCCGCCGATGCCGTAACGCTGACCGGGGCGCAGCTGGCGATCACCACCGGAACGGTGACGGCCGCCGAGGCGCAGCGGATCAACTCCCTGCTGACGGCAGCCGATCCCAAGGGAACGCTGCCTCGGGTCGCGGCGGCGGGGATGCCCCAGAAGTTCCAGTTCGGGCTGGTCGTCAGGGTGGGCGACAAGGTCCACGAGTTGTTCGTTCCAGTGCGGGCCGCTCCTACCAAGGCCGGCACTGAGCAGGACGGGCAGCAGCTCGGACTGGTGTTCGGCCCGGTCCGGTTGCGCCGGTTGACACTGACCGCCGAGGGCGCGATGGTGGCGGCGGCGCTGGACGCCGCGCTGGTGATCGGACCGGTGGAGTTCGCGTTGCTCGGGCTGGGGCTCGGAATTCGGCTCGCCTCACCACCGGAGTTCGTTCCGCAGCTCCGCGGCGCCTCGCTCCTGATCGACAAACCACCGCTGAGGGTCGCCGGCCTGCTGGAGCGTCGGAAGACCGCCGAATACAGCGAGTTGATCACCGGCATGCTGTCGGTGGAGACCAGTGTGATCGCCATGGAGGCGATGGGCTGCTACGCCCGTGCCAAGGCCGGCTGGACTTCGGTGTTCCTGTTCGGGGAGATCGGGTCGCGGACGGGGGCGGGGCTGTTCGGTCCGCCGGCGTTCACGGTGAACGCGCTCTCGGGCGGCTTCGGCGTGAACAGCACCGTCCGGGTGCCGGAGGTCACCGAGATCGGCCGGTTCCCCCTGGTGGCCCGGCTGGCCGGCGGGGGCGGGGGCACCACGCCGCAGCAGGTGATGACCGACCTGATGGAGAAGGGGTGGATCCAGCCCCGCCAGGGGCGCTACTGGGCGGCGCTCGGGATCGACTTCAGCTGCTTCAAGTTCCTGCAGGTGCGGGCGCTCGCGCTGCTGGAGTTCGGCGACGAGTTCACCGCGACCGTCCTCGGCCGCGCCTCCATCACCTTCCCGAAGAACGCCCAGGCAGGACGGAAGGTCCACGCCCGGCTCACCGTCGACATTCGTTTCGCGGTGGAGCCGGCCAAGCATCTGCTGTCCCTGGACGCGGTGGTCGCCGACGGGTCGTTCGTCTTCGACGAGTCGGTCCGGCTCACCGGCGGGATCGGGATGCGGGTGTGGACCGGCGGGGTGCACGGCGGCGACTTCGTCGTCTCGGCGGGCGGCTACCACCCCGACTACCTCGTTCCGGCGCACTATCCGCGCCCGGCCCGGTTGGGGTTCGTCTGGTCGCCGGACAGCAAGGTCCGGATCTCCTCGCAGGGCTACACGGCGCTGACGCCGAGCGCCTTCATGCTCGGCGGGACCCTGGAGGCCCGCTACGACAAGGGGATGCTGTCGGCGTGGTTCGTCGCGCACCTGCACGCGCTGATCCGCTGGTCGCCGTTCCGACTGGAGTTGGCGCTCGGCATCCGGATCGGGGTGGCGTTCACCATCAAGGTGCTGTGGGTGAACACCCGGGTCTCGATCGAGACCGGCATCGATCTCCAGCTGTGGGCGCCGCCACTCGGCGGGCGGGTGACGGTGAAGGTCTGGTTCGTCTCGTTCTCCTTCACCTTCGGCTCCCGCCGCGTCACCCCGCCGCCGGCGACCTGGGCGCAGCTGCGCCAGCAGCTGCCCGAACCGCTGGGGGTCACCCCGCTGCGCGGGGTACTGGTGGACGTCACCGACACCGAGCGGAAGGCACGTGCCGAGAAGGCCGGGCCGATGCTGGTGTCGGCGTACGACTTCGCCCTGGCGACCAGATCCGCCGTCCCCGCCAACAAGGTCACGGTCAACGGCAAGGAGATCGGGCTCCCTTCGGGGCTCGGACCGCTGAGCATCCGTCCGATGGACAAGAGCGGCATCACGAGCGAACACCGGGTACGGGTGCT comes from Streptomyces sp. TLI_053 and encodes:
- a CDS encoding DUF6603 domain-containing protein — its product is MTDEQLSAHPAIVVGVPVLDGDADRANEALRLLLARAKFAVGLSDLPLVGAMLPADAVTLTGAQLAITTGTVTAAEAQRINSLLTAADPKGTLPRVAAAGMPQKFQFGLVVRVGDKVHELFVPVRAAPTKAGTEQDGQQLGLVFGPVRLRRLTLTAEGAMVAAALDAALVIGPVEFALLGLGLGIRLASPPEFVPQLRGASLLIDKPPLRVAGLLERRKTAEYSELITGMLSVETSVIAMEAMGCYARAKAGWTSVFLFGEIGSRTGAGLFGPPAFTVNALSGGFGVNSTVRVPEVTEIGRFPLVARLAGGGGGTTPQQVMTDLMEKGWIQPRQGRYWAALGIDFSCFKFLQVRALALLEFGDEFTATVLGRASITFPKNAQAGRKVHARLTVDIRFAVEPAKHLLSLDAVVADGSFVFDESVRLTGGIGMRVWTGGVHGGDFVVSAGGYHPDYLVPAHYPRPARLGFVWSPDSKVRISSQGYTALTPSAFMLGGTLEARYDKGMLSAWFVAHLHALIRWSPFRLELALGIRIGVAFTIKVLWVNTRVSIETGIDLQLWAPPLGGRVTVKVWFVSFSFTFGSRRVTPPPATWAQLRQQLPEPLGVTPLRGVLVDVTDTERKARAEKAGPMLVSAYDFALATRSAVPANKVTVNGKEIGLPSGLGPLSIRPMDKSGITSEHRVRVLRNNSPYDWHGAGWRITPLTQQVPSALWGVPGGGQEANDRKLFTGVSGLRIEVPPALVGGSVGPATEESLGSERLPDGRIPLRHTAAQGPVPVVDGQSVGLIARTLNASAQQSARTATYRALAGLGVAPDGDWNGPLAQYARQVEHSLTDAPLTTTSK